Proteins encoded in a region of the Paenibacillus pedocola genome:
- a CDS encoding glycoside hydrolase family 5 protein, whose translation MILRKWSRAIAVFLLVFSLIGQAPKNAHAASGFYVSGTKLMDSTGQPFVMRGVNHAHTWYKDQLSTVIPAIAKTGANTVRIVLSNGSKWSLDDMNAVNSILSLCKQNKLIAVLEVHDATGSDSLTDLNTAVNYWIGIKNALIGKEDSVIINIANEWYGTWDGANWANGYKQAIPKLRSAGLNHTLIVDSAGWGQYPSSIVNYGTEVLNADPLKNTMFSIHMYEYAGGNASTVKSNIDSVLNKNLALIIGEFGGQHTNGDVDEETIMSYSKEKGVGWMAWSWKGNSSDLSYLDMANDWSGSSLTSFGNTVINGSNGIKATSVLSGIFGGGNTDPGSGNTSTLYDFESGTVSWAGSNITGGPWTTSEWKSAGTYSLKADVNLSSNSKHSLYIAASQNLSGKASLKATVKHAAWGSFGNGISAVLYVKTGSGWTWYDSGTTLINSNSGTTLTLSLSNIPNLNDVREIGVEFRASSGSSGQSAIYVDSITVQ comes from the coding sequence GTGATTTTACGCAAGTGGTCAAGAGCAATAGCGGTATTCCTTCTGGTATTCTCCTTAATTGGACAGGCTCCTAAAAATGCGCATGCTGCCAGCGGATTTTATGTAAGCGGAACCAAATTGATGGATTCTACCGGACAACCTTTTGTTATGCGCGGAGTCAATCACGCGCATACATGGTATAAGGATCAGCTCTCAACCGTGATTCCTGCAATTGCTAAAACGGGTGCTAATACGGTCCGAATTGTATTATCAAACGGTTCTAAATGGTCCCTTGACGATATGAATGCCGTTAATAGTATTCTCAGCCTCTGTAAGCAAAACAAGCTGATCGCCGTTCTAGAGGTGCATGATGCCACAGGAAGCGACAGTCTCACAGATTTGAACACTGCCGTAAATTACTGGATAGGCATCAAAAATGCGCTTATCGGCAAGGAAGACAGCGTGATCATCAATATCGCCAACGAGTGGTATGGCACATGGGATGGGGCAAATTGGGCTAATGGCTATAAGCAGGCAATCCCGAAACTTCGCAGCGCCGGTCTGAATCATACACTGATAGTCGATTCGGCAGGCTGGGGGCAATATCCGTCTTCTATTGTCAATTACGGAACTGAGGTGCTAAATGCAGATCCGTTAAAAAACACAATGTTTTCTATCCACATGTATGAATATGCCGGCGGTAATGCGAGCACTGTCAAATCAAATATTGACAGTGTGCTGAATAAGAATCTGGCATTAATTATTGGTGAGTTTGGCGGACAGCACACTAATGGCGATGTAGATGAAGAGACCATCATGAGCTATTCCAAGGAAAAGGGCGTTGGCTGGATGGCCTGGTCATGGAAGGGTAACAGCAGTGATCTGTCCTATCTAGATATGGCAAATGATTGGTCAGGCAGCTCACTTACCTCATTCGGCAATACCGTTATAAACGGAAGCAACGGTATTAAGGCTACATCCGTCTTATCCGGGATTTTTGGAGGCGGAAACACAGACCCTGGGTCCGGAAATACCTCTACCTTGTATGATTTCGAATCAGGAACTGTGAGCTGGGCTGGCAGCAATATTACAGGCGGCCCATGGACGACCAGCGAATGGAAGTCTGCCGGAACATATTCTCTCAAAGCAGATGTGAACTTATCCTCCAACTCCAAACACAGCCTGTATATTGCCGCCAGTCAAAATCTCTCGGGAAAAGCAAGTCTCAAAGCAACCGTAAAACATGCAGCCTGGGGCAGCTTCGGTAATGGTATCTCTGCCGTTCTGTATGTGAAAACCGGTTCGGGTTGGACTTGGTACGACAGCGGAACTACGCTGATCAATTCGAACAGCGGCACCACTTTGACCTTGTCACTCAGCAACATTCCGAACTTGAATGATGTCAGAGAGATTGGAGTCGAGTTCCGGGCTTCTTCGGGCAGCAGCGGCCAATCTGCTATTTATGTGGATAGCATAACTGTTCAATAA
- a CDS encoding LTA synthase family protein translates to MRLKEPRTLSKRSILFFSIIMLAKSYFAWYYLFEDGPTWSTLFKELPFVLIIFCLIEWFATKRKIAIYMLVNLLITVLFFSLIVYHNHFGIIATSQVIGQAKQVGAVKKSIFAVIHPQYMLIFLDIIIISLIMLSRKKALAWKKAMSRQSNRKVVAVLFCISLVICMMNIFPNKASMNETVQAEQMGILNYEAYALLADQEEEVIDSAQITQSVIDQTKGIQAQTSPILYGAAKGKNLIIIQMESFQNFLIHLSIDGHEITPNMNKLADSSIYFPRFFQQVGQGNTSDAEFIVNTSFYVPPDGPATEIYAPKELPSLPKLLQAQGYDTATFHTNEVDFWNRGELYRALGFNRYYDKAFFGEDDTIFYGSSDEVLYSKTSSELARMNERSEPFYSHVISMSSHNPFSIPENKYQMTLPERYEGTFVGDYIRAQNYADYALGQFIAELKENGVWDDSLIVLYGDHRGLPIFSLKEEDNVLLEEILGHEYNERDLINIPLIISSAGVPAPSVQNQLGGQVDILPTVANLLGVSVENHIHFGQDLLNQTAYNLLPQRYYLPTGSFVNNEELFLSGSGYEDGQHYTLSGDGNKPLLSTEDEFDRALKLLQLSDSYVSQLPDREVLE, encoded by the coding sequence ATGCGATTGAAGGAACCGCGTACACTCAGTAAAAGATCCATACTCTTTTTCTCCATTATCATGCTTGCGAAAAGCTATTTCGCCTGGTATTACTTGTTCGAAGACGGGCCGACCTGGAGTACATTGTTCAAAGAACTCCCCTTTGTCCTTATCATATTTTGTCTGATTGAGTGGTTCGCCACAAAACGGAAGATTGCTATCTACATGCTCGTTAATCTGTTAATTACTGTTCTATTCTTTTCCCTGATAGTCTACCATAATCACTTCGGGATAATCGCCACTTCACAGGTGATCGGTCAGGCGAAACAGGTGGGAGCGGTCAAAAAGAGTATTTTTGCCGTCATTCATCCGCAGTATATGCTGATTTTCCTGGATATCATTATTATCAGCCTCATTATGCTAAGCCGGAAGAAAGCGCTGGCCTGGAAAAAAGCCATGTCGCGCCAGAGCAACCGCAAGGTAGTCGCAGTCCTCTTCTGTATCTCCCTGGTAATCTGCATGATGAATATCTTCCCCAACAAAGCCAGTATGAATGAGACAGTCCAAGCTGAGCAAATGGGGATTCTGAATTATGAGGCCTATGCCCTGCTTGCGGATCAGGAGGAAGAGGTCATCGACAGCGCCCAGATTACTCAATCGGTGATCGATCAGACCAAAGGTATTCAGGCCCAGACTAGTCCTATACTGTACGGAGCCGCAAAAGGCAAGAATCTGATTATCATTCAGATGGAATCCTTTCAGAACTTCTTAATTCATTTATCGATAGACGGACACGAAATCACACCGAACATGAATAAGCTGGCGGACAGCAGTATCTATTTCCCGCGCTTCTTCCAGCAGGTTGGTCAAGGCAACACCTCAGATGCGGAATTTATCGTAAATACTTCCTTTTATGTTCCGCCGGATGGTCCGGCAACCGAAATTTACGCTCCCAAAGAGCTGCCAAGCTTACCGAAACTGCTGCAGGCTCAAGGCTATGACACCGCCACCTTCCATACGAACGAAGTTGATTTCTGGAACCGCGGTGAGCTCTATCGTGCACTTGGTTTTAACCGTTATTATGACAAAGCCTTTTTCGGTGAAGACGACACCATTTTTTATGGTTCTTCTGATGAAGTCCTCTATTCGAAGACCTCATCTGAGCTGGCCCGGATGAATGAACGCAGTGAACCTTTTTATTCACATGTCATCTCAATGTCTTCCCATAACCCCTTCTCAATTCCGGAGAACAAATATCAAATGACCTTGCCGGAACGATATGAAGGTACCTTTGTGGGTGATTATATTCGTGCCCAGAACTACGCGGATTACGCGCTGGGACAGTTTATTGCCGAGCTCAAGGAAAATGGAGTCTGGGACGACAGCCTGATCGTGCTGTACGGAGATCATCGCGGACTGCCTATTTTCTCGCTGAAGGAAGAGGATAACGTTTTACTCGAGGAAATACTTGGTCATGAATATAACGAGCGTGATCTGATTAATATTCCGTTAATTATTTCCTCAGCCGGAGTTCCGGCTCCAAGCGTACAGAATCAATTAGGCGGACAGGTGGATATTTTACCGACAGTAGCGAATTTGCTGGGTGTGTCTGTGGAGAATCATATTCATTTTGGACAGGATTTATTAAATCAGACGGCCTACAATCTGCTGCCTCAGCGTTATTATCTGCCAACCGGATCGTTTGTAAATAACGAAGAGCTGTTCTTATCCGGCAGCGGGTACGAGGACGGCCAGCATTACACGCTGTCTGGTGACGGCAACAAGCCGCTTCTCTCCACTGAGGATGAGTTCGACCGTGCACTGAAGCTCCTTCAGCTCTCAGATAGTTATGTGTCGCAATTACCGGATAGGGAAGTCTTGGAATAA
- a CDS encoding DNA-binding protein: MLHSFPRLRKTWTSLAIAAVLAAALGIPSLKVNAEGPSDPAPSITPATANGKKVLFDNSHAQTAGAADWVIDGAFSDFAGGLAGAGYYVKELRKSTAITLADLSGYDVFVIPEANIPYKTSEQAALLSYVNAGGSIFFISDHYNADRNKNRWDASEVFNGYRRGAWSNPALGMSTEEAASSAMSGVASSDWLSTNFGVRFRYNALGDVVANNIVAPAQAFNITSGVSTVAVHAGSTLAITNPAKAKGIVYVPTTATAWPSAVDAGVYNGGGVAEGPFVAVAKVSAGKAAFIGDSSAVEDASPKYKKEETGGAKTTYDGYEEEDDATLLLNMVNWLATKESYTSLSAVPGLTLDTATTLSSWEIPANSTQPVAEPWATPASGYKWYDPSTFKSGSYGVAAPSTTNPAYIFEHQATLPNQYEFQVNVILSGLTANSTTSGYSLGIYNSSGTQVAKIKNSDGSWPSSYGYSSAFSLTADSSGVASKTLTVSINPNITGAASMRLRLNSTAKYTEPVTIANVPVE, from the coding sequence ATGCTTCATAGCTTTCCGCGTCTGCGCAAAACCTGGACGAGTCTGGCCATTGCCGCTGTTCTGGCTGCGGCTTTAGGAATCCCGTCCCTGAAGGTCAATGCCGAAGGACCGTCCGATCCTGCTCCCAGTATCACTCCGGCTACAGCGAACGGCAAGAAGGTTCTATTCGATAATTCGCATGCCCAGACCGCGGGTGCAGCGGATTGGGTCATCGATGGCGCCTTTTCAGATTTTGCAGGCGGTTTAGCGGGTGCTGGCTATTATGTGAAGGAACTGCGTAAAAGCACTGCGATTACATTGGCGGATCTGTCCGGCTACGACGTGTTTGTGATTCCGGAAGCTAACATTCCTTATAAGACATCCGAGCAGGCGGCGCTGCTCAGCTATGTAAACGCCGGCGGGAGTATTTTCTTTATCAGCGATCATTACAATGCGGACCGGAATAAAAACCGTTGGGACGCCTCAGAGGTCTTTAACGGCTACCGGAGAGGTGCCTGGAGTAATCCTGCACTTGGCATGAGTACGGAGGAAGCTGCTTCGTCCGCCATGTCTGGTGTTGCCAGTTCGGATTGGCTGTCCACTAACTTTGGGGTGAGGTTCCGCTACAACGCACTCGGTGATGTCGTAGCCAACAACATTGTGGCCCCGGCCCAAGCCTTCAATATTACAAGCGGAGTATCCACAGTTGCCGTTCACGCCGGTTCAACGCTTGCTATTACCAATCCTGCCAAGGCGAAAGGGATCGTCTATGTGCCGACGACAGCTACGGCCTGGCCGAGCGCAGTGGATGCCGGGGTATATAACGGCGGCGGAGTTGCGGAAGGGCCGTTTGTCGCTGTGGCTAAGGTAAGTGCAGGCAAAGCAGCATTTATCGGAGATTCCTCGGCGGTAGAAGATGCTTCGCCTAAATACAAGAAGGAAGAGACAGGTGGTGCCAAAACCACATATGACGGCTATGAAGAAGAGGACGACGCCACCCTGCTGCTCAACATGGTCAACTGGCTAGCAACGAAGGAAAGCTATACCTCACTTTCTGCGGTACCCGGGCTTACCTTGGATACAGCCACTACGCTGTCCAGCTGGGAAATACCCGCGAACTCCACGCAGCCGGTGGCAGAGCCTTGGGCAACTCCGGCTTCCGGATACAAATGGTATGACCCTTCTACGTTTAAGAGCGGTTCTTATGGTGTAGCTGCACCATCAACCACCAACCCGGCTTATATATTTGAACATCAGGCGACACTTCCTAATCAATATGAATTCCAGGTGAATGTCATCCTGTCAGGTTTGACAGCCAACTCAACGACCTCCGGCTACAGCCTTGGCATCTACAACAGCTCGGGAACGCAGGTTGCGAAGATCAAGAACAGCGATGGTTCCTGGCCGTCTTCCTATGGCTACAGTTCGGCTTTCTCGCTTACGGCTGATTCTAGTGGTGTTGCCTCCAAAACATTAACCGTATCCATCAATCCGAACATCACCGGCGCGGCCAGTATGCGTCTTCGATTGAACAGTACGGCAAAATATACAGAGCCAGTGACGATTGCGAACGTACCGGTCGAGTAA
- a CDS encoding iron chaperone: MEVFAEYLAKIDHPEHLARMEEVLAWVTDSFPGLMPKIAWNQPMFTDHGTYIIGFSVAKQHIAVAPELAGINHFSNKIVQAGYDHTKQLVRIRWEKPVDYSLLKEMIEFNIQDKADCSTFWRNSK, translated from the coding sequence ATGGAAGTTTTTGCAGAGTATTTAGCCAAGATTGATCATCCGGAACATCTGGCCCGCATGGAAGAAGTGTTGGCTTGGGTCACAGATTCATTTCCCGGTCTGATGCCCAAAATTGCCTGGAATCAGCCCATGTTTACCGATCACGGCACGTATATTATTGGCTTTAGCGTAGCCAAACAGCATATAGCGGTTGCTCCTGAATTGGCAGGGATTAATCATTTCTCTAATAAAATTGTGCAGGCCGGCTATGATCACACGAAGCAGCTGGTACGCATCCGCTGGGAAAAACCGGTGGATTATTCCTTGCTGAAGGAAATGATCGAATTCAATATTCAGGATAAAGCAGACTGTTCAACGTTTTGGCGGAATTCCAAGTGA
- a CDS encoding GNAT family N-acetyltransferase: MNTFKLETNRLIIREFTLEDLEEVHAYASDPLVAKYMIWGPNSEAETRDYLKLTIDMQKQSPRRGFEFAVVLKATNQLLGGCGLHLSDPKQGEIGYCFNPLFWKQGYTSEAAEALLKLGFREFGLHRIYATCRPDNIGSAKVMQKIGMTYEGHLREHMWHKGGWHDSYLYSILEHEYKR, translated from the coding sequence ATGAACACTTTTAAGCTTGAGACGAACCGGTTAATCATTAGGGAATTCACGCTCGAAGATCTGGAAGAAGTGCATGCCTATGCGTCAGATCCGTTAGTGGCCAAATATATGATCTGGGGCCCGAACTCTGAAGCGGAGACAAGAGATTATCTTAAATTAACTATTGATATGCAAAAGCAATCTCCCCGCCGGGGGTTTGAATTCGCAGTGGTACTGAAAGCAACGAATCAGCTGCTGGGCGGATGCGGACTTCATCTTAGTGACCCGAAGCAGGGGGAGATCGGATATTGTTTTAATCCGCTGTTCTGGAAGCAGGGCTATACGAGTGAGGCAGCGGAAGCTCTGCTGAAGCTGGGTTTTCGTGAGTTTGGACTGCACCGGATTTACGCGACCTGCCGCCCGGACAATATCGGTTCTGCGAAAGTGATGCAAAAGATCGGTATGACTTACGAGGGCCATTTGCGTGAACATATGTGGCATAAGGGTGGATGGCATGACTCTTACCTGTATTCGATTCTTGAACATGAGTATAAGAGATGA